A stretch of the Comamonas testosteroni TK102 genome encodes the following:
- a CDS encoding restriction endonuclease subunit S — MVFNSSIGRDYFAGASKQTTNLASINMTQLRSFPLPIPPVDEQRRILDALATLTDLCEEWRQQLKHKGDLASLFAAASVASLTGISIEQEEETALKAPQTELIALLRLATPPGVKAQAPLATLLARHQGEMAARDLWQRFGGEIDAFYAQLKTEVAHGWIAEPDVAQVREKAATEAAKA; from the coding sequence TTGGTCTTCAACTCCAGCATCGGCAGGGACTATTTTGCCGGGGCGTCGAAGCAAACGACCAACCTCGCGTCCATCAACATGACACAGCTTCGCAGCTTCCCCCTGCCGATCCCTCCGGTGGATGAGCAGCGACGCATTCTTGATGCACTGGCGACGCTCACTGACCTATGCGAGGAATGGCGGCAGCAGTTGAAGCACAAGGGAGATCTGGCGTCGCTGTTTGCTGCGGCGTCTGTTGCTTCCCTCACCGGCATCAGCATCGAACAAGAAGAGGAAACTGCCTTGAAAGCCCCACAAACCGAACTGATCGCTCTGTTGCGCTTGGCCACGCCGCCTGGCGTAAAGGCCCAAGCGCCGCTCGCCACGCTATTGGCCCGCCACCAAGGCGAGATGGCTGCGCGCGACCTGTGGCAACGCTTCGGCGGCGAGATTGACGCCTTCTACGCCCAGCTCAAGACCGAGGTGGCTCACGGTTGGATCGCCGAGCCGGATGTGGCGCAGGTGCGCGAGAAAGCCGCCACCGAAGCGGCAAAGGCTTGA
- a CDS encoding AAA family ATPase, with translation MQLRHLAIPQFRNLRGVAIDFSTQLEVVPGSAPAMAARAIRSHALIGQNGMGKSNLIETLITIFRDVDLDRDAALDYTLEYEIRGHTVKLQADTAKQRRPFVWVDGKAESQGHLLKNRELLPSHVFAYYSGRNERIEALFQEHQRRFNQRQEITTDEVLPEQLLNQFSASDADIRAMEEVRRRREARLKQAGDDRLRRLFYCRGGHSQLVLLACLLSDDPVFQKVLKNLHIEALESALFVLKEPHRLREKRRGGRFDENELNEGDPRFWYARGNVVSEFLDKLWQVAWAPIEQEATQQIDFRGRTEKQKQLYLYVPSHAKLKQLGELVGGTDSFFRYAEGAYIGDLIEEVRITVKKRDEHGGAVSFTQLSEGELQMLTVLGLMRITREDHCLFLLDEPDTHLNPVWKLRYFDDIEGVLGAEAGDVAQGQSQILITTHDPMMVGSLRREQVHILRRESDSTVVQTPYEHPQGMGVAGLLKSELFGLPSTLDPQTLDDLQRRNELVAKKANEGLNAEEEATLERLRRYLEELGFSREYRDPMYQLFVEKMYKAKSQPINKLLTQAELAEQEALAEAIIKELVASERKDELAELARQLKHGRA, from the coding sequence ATGCAGTTGCGGCATCTGGCCATCCCACAGTTTCGCAACCTGCGTGGTGTGGCGATTGACTTCTCCACCCAACTGGAGGTGGTGCCGGGCTCGGCGCCGGCCATGGCGGCTAGGGCCATCCGTAGCCATGCCCTGATTGGCCAGAACGGCATGGGCAAGTCCAACCTCATCGAGACGCTGATCACCATCTTCCGAGATGTAGACCTGGACCGCGACGCAGCGCTAGACTACACACTGGAGTATGAGATCCGCGGCCATACCGTCAAGCTGCAGGCCGACACCGCCAAGCAGAGGCGGCCTTTCGTGTGGGTGGACGGCAAGGCCGAATCGCAAGGCCACTTGCTGAAAAACCGGGAGCTGTTGCCCTCGCACGTCTTCGCCTACTACTCGGGCCGCAACGAGCGCATCGAGGCGCTGTTCCAAGAGCACCAGCGCCGCTTCAACCAGCGCCAGGAGATCACCACCGACGAGGTGCTGCCAGAGCAGTTGCTGAACCAGTTCTCTGCCAGTGATGCCGACATCCGCGCGATGGAAGAAGTTCGGCGGCGCCGCGAGGCACGGCTGAAGCAGGCGGGGGACGACCGGCTGCGCCGACTGTTCTATTGCCGTGGTGGTCACAGCCAACTGGTGCTGCTGGCCTGCCTGCTGTCTGATGACCCGGTCTTCCAGAAGGTGCTGAAGAACCTGCACATCGAGGCGCTGGAGTCGGCCCTGTTCGTGCTGAAAGAGCCGCATCGGTTGCGCGAGAAGCGCCGGGGTGGCCGCTTTGACGAGAACGAACTGAACGAAGGCGATCCGCGCTTTTGGTATGCGCGAGGCAATGTGGTCAGCGAATTCCTCGACAAGCTGTGGCAGGTGGCCTGGGCACCCATTGAGCAAGAGGCTACGCAGCAGATCGACTTCCGGGGCCGGACGGAGAAGCAGAAGCAGCTCTACCTTTATGTCCCCAGCCATGCCAAGCTCAAGCAGCTGGGAGAGCTGGTGGGCGGCACCGACAGCTTCTTCCGCTATGCCGAGGGCGCCTACATCGGTGATCTGATTGAGGAGGTGCGCATCACGGTGAAGAAGCGTGACGAGCACGGCGGCGCAGTAAGCTTTACGCAGTTATCCGAGGGCGAGCTGCAGATGCTGACCGTGTTGGGGCTGATGCGCATCACGCGTGAAGATCACTGTCTGTTCCTGCTCGACGAGCCGGATACGCATCTGAACCCGGTCTGGAAGCTTCGCTACTTCGACGACATCGAGGGGGTGTTGGGTGCGGAGGCTGGCGACGTTGCACAAGGACAGTCGCAGATTCTCATCACCACCCACGATCCAATGATGGTAGGTAGCCTAAGGCGTGAGCAGGTCCATATCCTGCGCCGCGAAAGCGATAGCACCGTGGTTCAGACGCCATACGAGCATCCCCAAGGCATGGGCGTCGCGGGCTTGCTGAAGAGCGAGCTATTTGGTTTGCCGTCTACCTTGGATCCTCAGACCCTGGACGATTTGCAGCGGCGCAACGAGCTGGTAGCCAAGAAGGCTAACGAAGGGCTGAATGCTGAAGAAGAAGCCACGCTGGAACGATTACGGCGCTATCTTGAGGAGTTGGGGTTCTCTCGTGAGTACCGGGACCCGATGTATCAGCTCTTCGTCGAGAAGATGTACAAGGCCAAGTCGCAGCCCATCAACAAACTGTTGACACAGGCAGAGCTTGCAGAACAAGAGGCTTTGGCTGAGGCGATCATCAAAGAGCTTGTCGCATCGGAGCGCAAAGACGAATTGGCTGAGCTTGCTCGCCAGTTAAAGCATGGGAGGGCGTGA
- a CDS encoding endonuclease NucS domain-containing protein: MPIHHAIWRVGERPTPLVSSRLASEQQLEDMIVRDPRILSSEWMLIGRQEVTSHGGRVDLLAIAPDASLVLIELKRDRTPREIIAQALDYASWVEQLTPDRVVQIFQRFSGGKSLDVAFQERFDVELDEETLNQSHQIIIVAAELDPSTERIIGYLNARDIAINVVFFQVFEHGADKLLSRAWLIDPGETQANVASTNTTKSDKEPWNGEFYVSFGDVSSRSWEDARRFGYVSGGGGSWYSQTLKLLSPGDRVWVKIPKKGYVGVGVVLESVQPAKDFKVQTESGEQSALLALKHSERYRLSANDPERAEYFVRVRWLDTVPESSAVNEVGLFGNQNTVCQPTTPKWRHTVERLKIAFPRWADQPDV, from the coding sequence ATGCCCATCCACCATGCCATCTGGCGCGTAGGCGAACGGCCGACGCCACTCGTCTCCAGTCGACTGGCCAGCGAGCAGCAGCTCGAAGACATGATCGTGCGAGATCCGCGTATCCTGTCCAGCGAGTGGATGCTCATTGGTCGCCAGGAGGTGACGTCGCATGGTGGGCGCGTCGACCTGTTGGCGATTGCGCCTGATGCGTCGCTGGTATTAATCGAGCTAAAGCGCGACCGTACACCGCGCGAGATCATTGCTCAGGCTTTGGACTACGCCTCGTGGGTCGAGCAGTTGACGCCAGACCGCGTGGTGCAGATCTTTCAGCGGTTTTCCGGTGGCAAAAGCCTCGACGTCGCGTTTCAGGAGCGCTTCGATGTCGAATTGGACGAGGAGACTCTCAACCAGTCGCACCAGATCATCATCGTGGCGGCGGAGCTGGACCCTTCCACCGAGCGCATCATCGGCTATCTCAACGCTCGGGACATCGCGATTAACGTCGTGTTCTTCCAGGTCTTCGAGCATGGCGCAGACAAGCTGTTGAGTCGGGCCTGGCTCATTGATCCCGGCGAGACCCAGGCCAACGTGGCTTCCACAAACACGACTAAGAGCGACAAGGAACCATGGAACGGTGAGTTCTATGTGTCCTTCGGCGACGTCTCCTCTCGCAGTTGGGAGGATGCCCGACGCTTCGGTTACGTCAGCGGGGGCGGGGGCAGTTGGTACAGCCAGACATTGAAACTCCTGTCGCCAGGGGACCGAGTCTGGGTGAAGATCCCCAAAAAGGGCTATGTCGGCGTTGGAGTCGTACTGGAGTCAGTACAGCCAGCTAAGGATTTCAAGGTGCAGACGGAAAGCGGTGAACAATCTGCTCTGCTTGCGCTCAAGCATTCCGAAAGATACCGCCTCTCTGCCAATGATCCAGAGCGTGCGGAGTATTTTGTACGGGTGCGGTGGCTGGACACAGTTCCCGAGAGCAGCGCAGTGAACGAAGTGGGCCTCTTCGGCAATCAGAACACGGTTTGCCAGCCAACGACGCCAAAGTGGCGTCACACGGTTGAACGACTCAAAATCGCCTTCCCAAGATGGGCTGATCAGCCAGACGTCTGA
- a CDS encoding restriction endonuclease subunit S yields the protein MDAQQFLAEFGHIANAPGGVTRLRELVLFFAVRGELVDCNQADYARMERVRLGLEHQKTSDRRTRFRVLEPVTAADAPYRVPDGWMWARLGELVEVLDGLRKPITKSHRKPGQVPYYGASGVVDYVAEHIFDEDLVLVGEDGARWGRGESTAFKISGKAWVNNHAHVLRPNRKLLTDDYLIVVLREMDLVGFISGMTVPKLNQQRLISIPIPLPPAEEQSRIVAKVEELMALCDQLEQQQQDRRKLQNALRRATLQALASAQSPHELQTSWKNLQANFGRLFSEPEDVDDVITELKNLAVRGVLVEASRSAADLARVIADCSALRSEYIATGLMRRQKLVGMAESDMTYPEHWATVAFDEAAVVTGGVTKGRDLSSKRVVVCPYLAVANVQRGYFKLEGLKSIEIAEDELPKYLVHKGDLLITEGGIGTRLAELPSGKAA from the coding sequence ATGGATGCGCAGCAGTTTTTGGCGGAGTTTGGGCACATTGCCAATGCACCGGGAGGTGTGACGCGGCTTCGTGAACTAGTGCTCTTCTTTGCTGTCCGTGGCGAGCTTGTTGACTGCAATCAGGCCGATTACGCACGTATGGAGAGGGTTCGCTTAGGCCTTGAGCATCAGAAGACCTCTGACAGACGAACACGGTTTAGGGTCCTAGAACCCGTAACTGCCGCTGACGCGCCATATCGTGTACCCGATGGATGGATGTGGGCGCGGCTTGGTGAGCTGGTTGAAGTTCTTGATGGCCTTCGAAAGCCGATCACGAAGAGCCATCGAAAGCCTGGCCAAGTTCCTTATTACGGGGCGTCCGGTGTCGTCGACTATGTTGCTGAACACATTTTCGATGAGGACCTTGTTTTGGTTGGCGAGGATGGTGCCCGTTGGGGTAGGGGCGAGTCGACTGCATTCAAGATCTCAGGCAAGGCTTGGGTGAACAACCATGCGCACGTACTCAGGCCCAATCGAAAGCTATTAACAGATGACTATCTAATCGTGGTTCTCAGAGAGATGGACTTGGTCGGCTTCATCAGCGGCATGACTGTTCCAAAGCTGAATCAGCAGCGGTTAATCTCTATTCCGATACCGCTGCCCCCCGCTGAAGAGCAGTCCCGCATCGTCGCAAAAGTCGAAGAGCTGATGGCCTTATGCGATCAGTTGGAGCAGCAGCAGCAAGATCGCCGCAAACTGCAGAACGCCCTTCGCCGGGCCACCCTGCAGGCCCTCGCCAGCGCCCAAAGTCCGCATGAGCTGCAGACGAGTTGGAAAAACCTCCAAGCCAACTTTGGGCGTTTGTTCAGCGAGCCGGAGGATGTGGATGACGTAATCACCGAGCTGAAGAACCTGGCCGTGCGCGGCGTGCTGGTCGAAGCCAGCAGATCCGCCGCTGATCTGGCGCGGGTCATAGCAGACTGTTCGGCACTTCGTTCCGAGTACATTGCGACCGGCTTGATGCGACGGCAAAAGCTGGTAGGCATGGCTGAAAGCGACATGACATACCCGGAGCACTGGGCCACTGTCGCTTTCGATGAGGCCGCCGTGGTCACCGGCGGAGTCACCAAAGGGCGAGACCTGAGCAGCAAGAGGGTGGTGGTGTGCCCCTACCTGGCAGTCGCCAACGTTCAGCGTGGGTACTTCAAGCTGGAAGGCCTGAAGTCGATTGAGATTGCAGAGGACGAGCTGCCGAAGTACCTGGTCCACAAGGGCGACCTCTTGATCACCGAGGGGGGGATTGGGACAAGGTTGGCCGAACTGCCATCTGGCAAGGCGGCGTAG